The DNA sequence TTTCCACGAAAATGCGCATGCCCTGTCCTGGTTTGGATCGCAATCGCAGTTTGCCGCCCAGGAGTCGAACCCGTTCACGCATGCTCCATAATCCCATGTGCTTGTTGCGACCGGCTGCCGCGTGACAGCGTTCCAGGTCCGCGCCTTGGCCGTCGTCCTCGATGCGCACCAGCAGGTTGGGGTAGGAGCCGAGCAGGCGGATGGTCACGCGGCTGGCTTTGGCGTGTTTGCGGACATTGCTCAAGGCTTCTTGGATGAGGCGGTAGATGTTGATTTGCGTGTCAAAATCGAATTCAACCCCGTCAAGCCCATCGGCATAGACATCGACCACGATGCCATGGCGTAGGGAAAATTCTTCGCAATGGGTCAGAATTGTGTCCAACAGACCGAGTTCGGTCAGGCCGGGAGGCAACAGTCCGTAGGCTAGGTCCCGGATGGCCCCGATGGCCGTGCCCAGCCGGGAGGAAACGCCGCCGATCTGACCACGCCACGAAGCGTCGGCGGGGAGATTGGCGCTGATCCGCTCCAAGTCGGCCTTGGCAAGGGTCAGGTCCTGGGCGACATGGTCATGCAGTTCGCGCGCGATGCGCTGGCGTTCGTTTTCCTGAGCCATGATCAGCTCCTGGGACAAGGCGCGCATCTCGTCTTCTGTCTGGCGCTGGTCGATAATGCGTCCGATCAGGTCGGCCACGGCATCGATGAGACTCCGTTCCTCGCGCAGAAATGGGCCTTCATCGGTCGCGGGTCGATTTTCAAGGTAGCAGACTTCAATTTCCCCGCAAACCGTTCCCCGAATGGTGATCGGGCTGGTCTGTCGCCATTGCGTTGGACGGAAATTGGCCGAGTTGCGCCGCGTTTCACCAACATGGATGGAAGCACACGCGATGTCCGGGAACTGCCAGGATTTTGGGACAAGATTGGCGATGGCGGTCAGGATTTCGTCCAGGGGCTCGTCCGTGGCCTGGGCCAGGCGGGTGATCCCGTAGAGGCAGTTGAGCTCCTTGACCCTTTCGCGCAAGGCGTTTTCGGTGTCCTGGCGCTGGGCTTCCAGGGCTCGCCATTTTTCTTGGGACTCAGGGGACGCGATAGCGAAGTGTTGGGATGTGGGCATGGTCTCTCCTGTGCATTGGGCGGAGCGTGTCTAGCACAGGACGGAGAAAGGGGCCAGGGGTGGAGCTGGGGCCCACTCCCCCCTGGCGTCAAGGAATTTAGGCGGACAGGATTTTGCGGGCGCTTTCGTCCTGTACGTCGGTAATGAAACGGATGCCGGTTTCCCGGGCGGTCTCGCGGTTGGCCGCGACGACGTCGCCCCGGGTGATCTCCGTGATCGAGAACTTGCGCGCTCCGGCCAGAAGTTGCTGGAGTCCCGCGCCGAGTTTGTCGGCCAAGGTCCAGGCGGCGATGGCGCCATACGGCACGTTTTTCATTTCCGCCGCGCCGATCTTGGCCTTCAGGGATTCGTAGCCGGCAAAGATTTGCTCTGGAGTTTCACCGATGTCCTTGACCGTCTTGGGGAGACTGTCCCAGTTGCCGCAGACTTTTTCACGACGTTCCGGATGCAGGACGCCTTCGATGTTGGAGCCGAGGAATCCGGGAATCATCAGGGCGCGGCCCATGCAAATCAGCTTCACGAAAGGCGCCCCAAGGGCCAGGGCCTTGAAGATGTGGTCCTCTCGGGCCAGGCCGCCGGCAAAGGACATGTCCACCACCTTTTTGCCCTGGGCAGCCAGGATGGTGGCATATTCAATGGCCTTGGAGTGGAGCAGGATGGACGGCACGCCCCAGGTTTCCATCATGTTCCAGGGGCTCATGCCCGTGCCGCCGCCGGAACCGTCGATGGTCAGCAGATCCAGTTCGGCCTCGGTGGCGTACTTGATGGCCATGGCCAGGGCTTCCATGCCGTAGGAGCCGGTTTTAAGCGAAATTTTGGTGAAGCCAAGCTTTCGCAGATAGGCCACGGTGTCCATGAAGTTTTCGTGCACCGCGCTCACGGAGGGCAGGTCCGTGTAGCCCAGGCGGCTGTGACGGGCAAAGCCCTTGATGCCGCCGGCTTTGAAGGATTCTTGAACTTCGGGCAGCTCCGGATCGGGGTCGACCAGATAGCCGCGTTTTTTGAGGAAAAGGGCGTAATCCAGACTTTCGACTTCGATTTCGCCGCCGATGTTTTTGGCGCCTTGGCCCCATTTCAGCTCGATGCAAACCTTGTTGCCGTATTTGCCGATGACATACTCGGCCACGCCGTTACGCGCGTCCTCGACGTTCAGCTGGACAATGATCGCGCCATGGTCGTCGGCGTAGCGGGTGTAGGTTTCGATTCGGCGGTCCAGTTCCGGGGATTTTTCGATCCGTCCATTCGACATGGTCGAAGTCCGATCCACTCCAACCACGTTTTCACCGACCACGATCGGGATACCGATCAGGGCGCAGCCCGTGGCGAAGGAATCCCAGTACTTGGCGGCGATAAAGGTCGAGCCCAGGGCGCCGGTCATGAGTGGCATGCGCACCTTGGTTTTTTCCTTGGCTCCAAAGGCGGTTTCCAGGGAGACGTTGGTGAACAGACAGTCATCCGGGTTGGTGGACCGCCCGGCGGCCACGCCCTGGGCGCCAAAGTTATAGCCCTGAATACGCAAGGAATTGTAGTTCACGCCGAGGTGGCAGGTATTGGCGCTGCCGGCGGTGACCGACCCGAAGTCGCGCGGGTAGAGCATCTGTCGTCCTTTCAGACAGGACATCCAGGTTTCGCATTTGCCGGCGCAGTCGGAGCGGCACAAGGTGCACAGGCCAGATTCGGCCGGGTTGCCACGATTGGTGGTGCCGAGGACATCATTACTTTTGGGCCATTGAAACATGTTCATCTCCATTAAAAATTGGGTTGCGCCGCATGGTGTGACGACCCGCGCGGCGGCCTGGAGCCAGATGGCTTGATGGCGTGGCGCATCACGGGAGCGTCTCTCTGAAAGGGCGATAGATTATCTATGAAGGGGACGGGAAAGTGTCGATAGGCATTGATCCCCTTTTCCTGGTTTTTTCGTGGTGACATTTTAGGTGGAATTCCTGGATTTTAGGTAATCTTCCCTGGTGTTGCTTGGAGGCAGTCGAATTCGCGGCTCGATCCATTTAAAATACAATTAATACTATATTTGTTTTAAATTATTAGATAAATAATGATACTACATGCTTTTTTGGATTTGGAGACGCGTATTTTTTGGTCTGCGAGCAGGCCAACTCCAGGCGCGGTCACTGAAAAAAATGTGGATGCAGGCTTGTGAGCACGCCTTGGCTTGGGAATAAGTAGAAGCCAGGCACACGGACTCGCGCAAAAAAAAACCCTCCAAGCGGAGGGTGGTGAGATTTATTCTTCGGTGTTCTTTTTGCGTTTTTCCCAGAGCTTCATGCCTTGCATTGTCTTTCGTCGTTCTCTGGCCAAGGATTTTGCCACCAAGGAAGTTCCTTTTTTATAGCCGTATTTTTCTTTGTATTCTTCGACAGTCATACCATGCGAGGCTATGTGGCGTTTTGTCAGCACCTTGAAGGACTTGCCGCATTCACAGCAAATGACGCTTTTTTCACGGATGGCATTTTTGGGATCAACGGCGGGCTCCACGTCAGCGGTGGGAGTAGTGCCCTCTGTCATGGCCTGAATTCCGCTGGTCAGGGCGCGTAACATGGAGGTTATTTCTTCTTCGGTCATCGTGCGGACACTGGCCTGCGCTTTGACG is a window from the Deltaproteobacteria bacterium genome containing:
- a CDS encoding sensor histidine kinase gives rise to the protein MPTSQHFAIASPESQEKWRALEAQRQDTENALRERVKELNCLYGITRLAQATDEPLDEILTAIANLVPKSWQFPDIACASIHVGETRRNSANFRPTQWRQTSPITIRGTVCGEIEVCYLENRPATDEGPFLREERSLIDAVADLIGRIIDQRQTEDEMRALSQELIMAQENERQRIARELHDHVAQDLTLAKADLERISANLPADASWRGQIGGVSSRLGTAIGAIRDLAYGLLPPGLTELGLLDTILTHCEEFSLRHGIVVDVYADGLDGVEFDFDTQINIYRLIQEALSNVRKHAKASRVTIRLLGSYPNLLVRIEDDGQGADLERCHAAAGRNKHMGLWSMRERVRLLGGKLRLRSKPGQGMRIFVETPLRRSSRGRA
- a CDS encoding FMN-binding glutamate synthase family protein codes for the protein MFQWPKSNDVLGTTNRGNPAESGLCTLCRSDCAGKCETWMSCLKGRQMLYPRDFGSVTAGSANTCHLGVNYNSLRIQGYNFGAQGVAAGRSTNPDDCLFTNVSLETAFGAKEKTKVRMPLMTGALGSTFIAAKYWDSFATGCALIGIPIVVGENVVGVDRTSTMSNGRIEKSPELDRRIETYTRYADDHGAIIVQLNVEDARNGVAEYVIGKYGNKVCIELKWGQGAKNIGGEIEVESLDYALFLKKRGYLVDPDPELPEVQESFKAGGIKGFARHSRLGYTDLPSVSAVHENFMDTVAYLRKLGFTKISLKTGSYGMEALAMAIKYATEAELDLLTIDGSGGGTGMSPWNMMETWGVPSILLHSKAIEYATILAAQGKKVVDMSFAGGLAREDHIFKALALGAPFVKLICMGRALMIPGFLGSNIEGVLHPERREKVCGNWDSLPKTVKDIGETPEQIFAGYESLKAKIGAAEMKNVPYGAIAAWTLADKLGAGLQQLLAGARKFSITEITRGDVVAANRETARETGIRFITDVQDESARKILSA
- a CDS encoding transcriptional regulator, giving the protein MEDYMKQALEIVKAQASVRTMTEEEITSMLRALTSGIQAMTEGTTPTADVEPAVDPKNAIREKSVICCECGKSFKVLTKRHIASHGMTVEEYKEKYGYKKGTSLVAKSLARERRKTMQGMKLWEKRKKNTEE